One genomic region from Tripterygium wilfordii isolate XIE 37 chromosome 20, ASM1340144v1, whole genome shotgun sequence encodes:
- the LOC119986518 gene encoding 30S ribosomal protein S6 alpha, chloroplastic-like: protein MASSSFTSTLTHTSNFPFYPKNHSKTPSSQLLSFIHGLKLLPSNPKSHCFQIKQRRENGLSRIKVQNFEFSDSLFEGGFGSGDDSTSPGSGITAVEEKEEIQCPPGLRQYETMAVLRPDMTEEERLALTQKYEELLVTGGGMYVEIFNRGVIPLAYAIKKRNKAGESNTYLDGIYILFTYFTKPESISAVEETMKADDDVIRSSSFKIQHRKY, encoded by the exons ATGGCATCCTCTTCGTTCACATCAACACTGACCCATACTTCAAATTTCCCGTTTTATCCGAAGAATCATTCGAAAACCCCATCTTCGCAACTTCTATCCTTCATTCATGGCCTCAAACTGCTCCCTTCGAATCCCAAATCTCACTGCTTCCAAATaaaacagaggagagagaatggTCTATCCAGGATCAAGGtccaaaattttgaattctcGGACTCATTATTCGAAGGTGGATTCGGTTCGGGCGACGACTCAACATCTCCAGGGTCGGGCATCACGGCCgtggaagaaaaggaggagattCAGTGCCCACCGGGTCTTCGACAATACGAGACCATGGCTGTTCTGAGACCTGACATGACCGAGGAGGAGCGCCTAGCCCTTACCCAGAAGTACGAGGAG TTGCTTGTTACCGGGGGTGGAATGTATGTGGAAATATTCAACAGAGGGGTCATCCCACTAGCCTATGCCatcaagaagagaaacaaaGCTGGGGAGTCTAACACTTACTTGGACGGCATCTACATCCTCTTTACCTACTTCACAAAACCCGAGTCCATTTCAGCTGTTGAGGAAACCATGAAAGCTGATGATGACGTTATTCGATCGTCCAGTTTCAAAATCCAACACAGGAAATACTGA
- the LOC119987176 gene encoding 26S proteasome non-ATPase regulatory subunit 8 homolog A: MDPKLTEVSQLFERFKAALVRNDFDTCANLLSQLKVLLTGFRSLPPLFEDTPNAIHELTLARDIYEHAVILSVKTEDQDAFERDFFQLKPYYTDASGRLPQSPQEYIILGLNLLRLLVQNRIAEFHTELELLSSTALENPCIKHAVELEQSFMEGAYNRVLSARQTAPHESFVYFMDLLAKTVRDEIGGCSEKAYDYLSISDARQMLLFSSDKELADYIKEDHPEWEIKDGCVFFQKAKETAPCKEIPSLQLINQTLSYARELERIV; the protein is encoded by the exons ATGGATCCAAAGCTAACAGAAGTGTCGCAGCTGTTCGAGCGTTTCAAAGCTGCTCTTGTGAGGAACGATTTCGATACCTGCGCAAATCTACTCTCTCAACTCAAG GTCTTGCTTACAGGATTCAGAAGCTTACCACCTTTATTTGAAGACACTCCAAATGCAATCCATGAATTGACATTAGCGA GGGACATATACGAGCATGCAGTTATTTTGAGCGTGAAAACTGAGGATCAGGATGCATTTGAGAGGGATTTCTTTCAACTAAAGCCATATTATACGGATGCTAG TGGCCGTCTTCCTCAATCTCCTCAAGAGTACATAATATTAGGTCTCAACCTGTTGAGGCTCCTCGTGCAGAACAGAATTGCAGAGTTCCATACTGAATTGGAACTGCTCTCATCTACAGCTCTGGAGAATCCTTGCATCAAGCATGCTGTAGAGCTGGAGCAATCTTTTATGGAAGGAGCTTATAACCGTGTATTGAGTGCTAGGCAGACTGCACCCCATGAATCTTTCGTTTACTTTATGGATCTTCTTGCAAAGACAGTTAG AGATGAAATAGGTGGCTGCAGTGAGAAAGCATATGATTATCTTTCAATAAGTGATGCTCGTCAAATGCTGCTGTTTTCTTCTGACAAGGAACTTGCGGATTACATCAAGGAG GATCATCCTGAGTGGGAGATAAAGGACGGATGTGTGTTTTTCCAGAAGGCAAAGGAAACTGCCCCTTGCAAGGAGATTCCATCTCTGCAACTTATCAATCAAACGCTGAGTTATGCTAGAGAGCTGGAGCGgattgtttga
- the LOC119987177 gene encoding uncharacterized protein LOC119987177: protein MMFVQNRNPPIPFHPPTISTMSVPRSTPAAALLNLLLILLLRVGPIPSLAWKPHIINFRSPNLYPESFAWDSSAQHFLVGSLHQRSIHSVSDAGVTETAISDPSLPENTLILGLAVDSKANRVLAVIRSLNPLSPFNALASYDLRSRKRLFLANLPNDDSITTTLPGANDVAVDFKGNAYVTNSAGNFIWKVNSQGEVSIFSKSALFTRYPVVADSFKDCGLNGVVYISKGYLLVVQSNTGKMFKVDSDDGTVREVLLTENLVLADGISVRRDGVVLVVSPKKHWFLKSQDSWSEGVVYDKIELDEERFPTSVTMAGEDRIYVLYGSVEEGISGKVEREIFSIEELRSEKENKEENVWILVLVGLGLAYFFFWRFQMKQLVKNMDKKTN, encoded by the coding sequence ATGATGTTTGTACAAAATCGAAACCCTCCCATACCATTTCATCCGCCAACGATATCAACCATGTCCGTTCCGAGATCAACACCGGCTGCGGCTCTACTCAACTTGCttctcatcctcctcctccgtGTCGGCCCAATCCCATCACTTGCCTGGAAACCCCACATCATCAACTTCCGATCCCCAAATCTCTACCCTGAATCCTTTGCCTGGGACTCATCCGCCCAGCACTTCCTCGTCGGCTCCCTCCACCAACGCTCCATCCACTCCGTCTCCGATGCTGGAGTTACTGAAACGGCCATCTCAGATCCCTCCCTACCTGAAAACACCTTAATCTTAGGTCTCGCCGTTGACTCCAAAGCTAACCGCGTTCTCGCCGTCATCCGCTCTCTAAACCCACTATCTCCGTTCAACGCCCTTGCTTCCTACGACCTCCGCAGTCGCAAACGTCTTTTTCTCGCCAACCTCCCTAACGATGATAGCATCACAACCACTCTCCCGGGGGCGAATGACGTGGCGGTAGATTTTAAGGGGAACGCATACGTCACCAACTCCGCCGGTAATTTCATCTGGAAAGTGAATTCTCAAGGAGAGGTGTCGATCTTCTCCAAATCCGCTCTTTTCACCCGTTATCCGGTGGTTGCCGACTCGTTCAAGGACTGCGGGCTCAACGGCGTTGTCTACATAAGCAAGGGTTACTTGCTGGTGGTGCAATCCAACACTGGCAAGATGTTCAAGGTCGACTCAGATGACGGCACTGTCAGGGAGGTATTGTTGACTGAGAATTTGGTTTTGGCAGATGGGATCTCTGTACGAAGAGACGGCGTCGTTTTGGTAGTTTCCCCGAAAAAACACTGGTTTTTGAAGAGTCAGGATAGTTGGAGTGAGGGAGTAGTATATGACAAGATTGAGCTTGATGAGGAGAGATTTCCAACCTCAGTAACAATGGCAGGTGAAGATAGGATCTATGTGTTATATGGGAGTGTGGAGGAGGGTATAAGTGGGAAAGTCGAGAGGGAAATTTTCAGCATAGAAGAGTTGAGATCAGAGAAGGAGAATAAGGAGGAGAATGTTTGGATATTGGTTTTGGTGGGATTGGGTTTGGCTTATTTCTTCTTCTGGAGGTTTCAGATGAAACAACTGGTTAAGAACATGGACAAGAAAACCAACTAA
- the LOC119986612 gene encoding histone-lysine N-methyltransferase, H3 lysine-9 specific SUVH5-like: protein MSANSNNVSPSISRGIRNSSGTAHDQRRGPVAAVVERSQPVGVSRQTVQRTLALYREELEKLSREKEGPKTTLPTVVANLFQKHQRCLNATKRIGHVSGINVSDRFQYRAELFIIGLHRQRSNGIDFKRGENGQNLAISIVASGCYDNDMSSPDEVVYCGQGGNPTVSSRIVDQRWTGGNLALRNSIGARNPVRVIHGFKYSKPSPTDGTKSGYVYDGLYYVKEWRQVRGKFGKLVFKFTLKRIIE, encoded by the coding sequence ATGAGTGCAAATTCGAACAATGTTTCTCCTTCCATAAGTCGCGGCATTAGAAACTCATCTGGAACTGCTCATGATCAACGCAGAGGACCAGTTGCTGCTGTGGTTGAAAGGAGCCAACCTGTGGGGGTTAGTCGCCAAACTGTCCAGAGGACTTTGGCTTTATATAGGGAGGAATTAGAGAAGCTGTCCCGTGAGAAGGAAGGACCCAAAACAACTCTTCCTACAGTTGTAGCTAATCTTTTCCAAAAACACCAAAGGTGTTTGAACGCTACAAAACGAATTGGACATGTTTCAGGAATCAATGTCAGTGACAGATTTCAGTACCGGGCAGAATTATTTATCATCGGCCTTCACCGTCAACGATCAAATGGTATTGATTTCAAGAGGGGTGAAAACGGTCAAAATCTGGCAATAAGCATTGTGGCTTCTGGGTGCTATGATAATGACATGAGCTCCCCAGATGAAGTAGTTTATTGTGGGCAGGGAGGGAATCCGACTGTCAGTAGCAGAATAGTAGATCAGAGATGGACAGGAGGTAACCTTGCATTGAGGAACAGCATTGGAGCCAGAAACCCCGTGAGGGTTATTCACGGGTTCAAGTACTCCAAGCCATCACCCACAGATGGCACAAAGTCTGGGTATGTGTATGATGGGTTGTACTATGTCAAGGAGTGGAGACAAGTGAGGGGGAAGTTTGGCAAGCTTGTGTTCAAGTTCACCTTGAAAAGGATTATTGAATAA